In Candidatus Cloacimonadota bacterium, the genomic window TTTTCCTTTTGCTTTCAAAAGAGCAACATCACGGATGTTGCACTCCAAAAATTTTTCCTTTTGCTTTTTTGATTGTTGCGATTATCTGTTCAATATCAATGGGTTTGTGAATAACATCAAAGGCTCCATATTCGAGTGCTTCATTTATGAGATTCTCCACAGAATAGGCAGTCATCATAATCACTTTTATATCAGGTTCTATTTCATGCACTTTTTTAAAGGTTTCTACCCCATTAATGCCTGGCATTTTTATATCCATAAGGGCAAAATCAAACGGGCTTTTTTTGACCATTTCTATCGCAATATAGCCGTCGTTGGTAACAGATACATCAAATCCTTTTTCAGAGAGAATGTCCGATAATGTCTCGTTCATTCCCTCATCATCATCTACAATGAGAATACGTGTTTTATTTTTCATTAAGTTCTCTACCTTTTTTATCTTTGATTATTCAAGAAAATATCATCCTATTTTAAAATTAATTAGTGGC contains:
- a CDS encoding response regulator; this translates as MKNKTRILIVDDDEGMNETLSDILSEKGFDVSVTNDGYIAIEMVKKSPFDFALMDIKMPGINGVETFKKVHEIEPDIKVIMMTAYSVENLINEALEYGAFDVIHKPIDIEQIIATIKKAKGKIFGVQHP